The Fibrobacter sp. genome includes a region encoding these proteins:
- a CDS encoding DUF2341 domain-containing protein yields MNRWIIAFLVAALLSIAGCSHNPALAGGGLDTESSGGKLTGKVMISENQPGSFSRIDLIPQDFSPFLSCTLLTVSADSSGVYHFEDIDSGYYNLEAYDPSSGKRLLRLSIRIDQSDSITLDPDTLKDPSGIMVPGSFLPGEGTVYIPGTRISKTVDPGSSFTNIDSVPSGCLPPLLFTSSSGTESVKLTDSIKVNPGDYLIIDTQKTFPYSSLILINTDQIQNISNISGIPLLVRFTSDNFIFSQVLTSGRDIRFFAPDGSPLFYEHERWDSQNEIGETWIRIDKPLSSLQFIIMRWGNGDDENQASPAQVFDTSLGFRGVWHLVGEKDGVRNHDLYKDATFIQGHGDDFVRARGQEGVIGPGRQFNGTNDYICIPDHPSYHFGNGPFTISLWFKITEIQRSDLFVLNFSPDNSKIGISSGSDGAVFAWTSENGILDTVCISSHLSSDLWYSLSLVRDESETAKLYIDSEEVDEGLLDLDISSSTSGMGIILGADLSADSTAINPLGGYLDEVRIESQARTQEYIKVDFLNQKTDGTVTVLER; encoded by the coding sequence GTGAATAGATGGATAATAGCATTCCTTGTAGCAGCCCTTTTATCAATAGCCGGTTGTTCGCACAATCCCGCACTGGCAGGAGGAGGTCTGGATACAGAATCCAGCGGAGGTAAACTCACCGGTAAAGTAATGATTTCTGAGAACCAGCCAGGTTCATTCTCCAGGATCGATCTAATCCCGCAGGACTTCTCCCCTTTCTTATCCTGCACTCTTCTGACCGTGTCAGCGGATTCATCCGGAGTCTACCATTTCGAAGACATCGATTCAGGATACTATAATCTTGAAGCTTACGATCCCTCAAGCGGGAAGAGACTGCTTCGGCTCAGTATCAGAATAGATCAATCAGACAGCATCACGCTTGATCCCGACACGCTGAAAGATCCATCTGGAATAATGGTACCCGGCAGCTTTCTGCCCGGTGAAGGAACCGTTTACATTCCAGGAACACGGATATCCAAAACAGTAGATCCCGGTTCATCTTTTACAAATATCGACTCTGTGCCATCCGGCTGCCTCCCGCCGCTTCTGTTCACCAGTTCCTCCGGAACTGAGTCAGTCAAATTGACAGACAGCATAAAGGTAAATCCCGGTGATTATTTAATCATCGACACTCAGAAAACATTTCCATATTCAAGCCTGATTTTGATTAACACCGATCAGATACAGAATATCAGCAATATCAGCGGAATACCCCTGCTTGTGAGATTTACGTCAGATAATTTCATCTTCAGTCAGGTATTAACCAGTGGCAGAGATATCCGGTTCTTTGCTCCGGATGGATCACCTCTTTTCTACGAACACGAACGGTGGGATTCACAGAATGAGATCGGTGAAACCTGGATCCGTATCGACAAGCCGCTTTCCTCCTTACAATTCATAATCATGCGATGGGGAAACGGTGATGATGAAAACCAGGCCAGTCCGGCACAGGTGTTCGATACATCACTGGGTTTTCGCGGGGTCTGGCATCTGGTCGGGGAAAAAGACGGAGTTAGAAACCATGATTTATACAAAGATGCCACTTTTATTCAGGGTCATGGTGATGATTTCGTTCGCGCCAGAGGACAGGAGGGAGTAATCGGGCCGGGAAGACAGTTTAACGGCACCAATGACTACATCTGCATACCTGATCACCCCTCTTACCATTTCGGGAATGGTCCGTTTACAATCTCACTCTGGTTCAAAATTACAGAGATTCAGCGGAGCGATCTTTTTGTGCTGAATTTCAGTCCTGACAACAGCAAAATAGGAATCTCCTCAGGCTCTGACGGTGCAGTTTTCGCCTGGACATCTGAAAATGGTATACTCGACACTGTATGCATCTCATCTCATCTGTCTTCCGATCTCTGGTACTCGCTTTCCCTGGTAAGAGATGAGTCTGAGACAGCGAAACTCTACATTGACAGTGAAGAGGTGGATGAAGGCCTCTTAGACCTCGACATATCAAGTTCCACATCAGGCATGGGGATAATTCTCGGAGCTGATCTCTCCGCAGACTCTACTGCCATCAATCCGCTGGGTGGCTATCTCGACGAAGTGCGAATCGAGTCTCAGGCCAGAACACAGGAATATATAAAGGTTGATTTTCTGAATCAGAAGACTGACGGAACGGTCACTGTGCTGGAACGGTAA
- a CDS encoding alpha-amylase, translating to MKKQDDVPLIFNLFPRHFKTIDNWAEIIPHVKEMGFNAIFVNPFHETGFSGSLYAVKDYYRLNPLFLKKGQDPSDFSPLKKFIKKCKDNDMDIIMDLVINHTAFDSVLTTSHPEWYKHDNEGRLMNPFAIDPGDGNKVTVWGDLAIIDNDGSSDRDGLWNYWDSLVAFFQKMGILGYRCDAAYQVPAPLWDRLISSAKKREPGTMFYAETLGCQLSQIEALAHVGFDYLFNSSKWWKYDQPWALEQHQSNKRIAPSIAFPESHDTERLASEYPGTIEAQKGRYAFESLFSKGLMMTMGFEYGAKTRMDVVKGSPEHVDKPQWDLTQWIGIINDLKMKIPVLGEEGAWRTLCDYNQPFLFLRKDSDSGSKPVCVCVNKNLTGETTIEEWMIPPDVKNCSRAITLTSSKPAEEPVPKAFALEPADVVLFM from the coding sequence GTGAAGAAGCAAGATGATGTTCCTTTGATTTTCAACCTCTTTCCCCGTCATTTCAAGACAATTGACAACTGGGCGGAAATAATACCTCATGTCAAAGAGATGGGTTTCAATGCGATTTTTGTCAACCCTTTTCACGAGACCGGATTTTCCGGAAGCCTGTACGCAGTCAAAGACTATTATCGTCTCAATCCTCTTTTCCTTAAAAAAGGTCAGGACCCTTCCGATTTCAGCCCCCTTAAAAAATTCATCAAAAAATGCAAAGACAATGACATGGATATCATAATGGATCTGGTCATTAACCATACTGCCTTTGACTCGGTTCTCACCACAAGTCATCCTGAATGGTACAAACATGATAATGAGGGAAGACTTATGAATCCTTTTGCAATAGATCCCGGTGATGGCAACAAAGTAACGGTATGGGGAGATCTGGCAATCATTGATAATGACGGCAGTTCTGACAGAGATGGTTTATGGAATTACTGGGACAGTCTGGTTGCTTTTTTCCAGAAAATGGGAATTCTGGGATACCGCTGTGATGCTGCGTATCAGGTTCCGGCACCTTTGTGGGATAGATTGATCTCATCTGCAAAGAAGAGAGAGCCGGGTACGATGTTTTACGCAGAGACTCTGGGATGTCAATTGTCCCAGATCGAGGCTCTTGCCCACGTGGGATTTGACTATCTATTTAATTCCTCAAAGTGGTGGAAATACGACCAGCCCTGGGCTCTTGAACAGCATCAGTCCAACAAAAGAATCGCCCCATCGATCGCTTTCCCTGAATCTCACGATACAGAGCGGCTCGCAAGTGAGTATCCGGGAACAATTGAGGCACAGAAGGGAAGGTACGCTTTTGAGTCGCTTTTCTCAAAAGGGCTTATGATGACCATGGGCTTTGAGTACGGAGCCAAAACCAGAATGGATGTAGTGAAGGGCAGTCCTGAGCATGTTGACAAGCCGCAATGGGACCTTACCCAATGGATCGGGATAATTAATGATCTTAAAATGAAAATTCCTGTACTGGGTGAGGAAGGTGCATGGAGAACACTCTGCGACTACAACCAGCCATTTCTTTTTCTGAGGAAAGATTCAGATTCAGGTAGTAAGCCGGTTTGTGTATGTGTTAATAAGAATCTTACAGGTGAGACAACTATCGAGGAGTGGATGATTCCTCCAGATGTGAAAAATTGCTCCAGGGCCATCACCCTTACTTCGTCAAAACCTGCAGAGGAGCCGGTACCCAAAGCATTTGCGCTCGAACCTGCCGATGTAGTACTGTTTATGTGA